In Brevundimonas sp. SGAir0440, one DNA window encodes the following:
- a CDS encoding right-handed parallel beta-helix repeat-containing protein has product MTAALALALLTFQAPAARPCTPQEVAALTAPSTQPYRLTCQADLPGVDIRRRVLIEGGESSGASLDCGGGTIRAPGPATTTAPTLAVWSRREGDRWSRPVDVTIRNCTVVGNVRIWGMGAGGSMRDLLASSRTAGHTQAAQSAAPLRVTLDRVRFEGVGTIPLYIGPGVTRTTVTRSRFTGRSTSTAVYLDAESAGALIQDNDFDIRTGREQIAVDGSGANRIVGNRLALHGKGGVFLYRNCGEDGVIRHQTPSYNQITDNLFTGAGWLRPRAVVIGSREGGRRYCGDDRGWPFGSSADDGDGATGNLAARNVVRR; this is encoded by the coding sequence ATGACGGCGGCGCTGGCCCTGGCCTTGCTGACCTTTCAGGCGCCAGCCGCCAGACCGTGCACGCCGCAAGAGGTGGCGGCGCTGACGGCGCCGTCGACGCAGCCCTATCGCCTGACGTGCCAAGCCGACCTGCCGGGCGTCGATATCCGCCGCCGCGTGCTGATCGAAGGCGGGGAGAGTTCAGGCGCGTCGCTGGATTGCGGGGGCGGGACGATCCGCGCGCCGGGCCCGGCGACGACCACAGCCCCGACCCTCGCCGTCTGGTCCCGCCGCGAGGGCGATCGGTGGTCGCGGCCGGTCGATGTAACGATCCGAAACTGCACCGTCGTCGGCAATGTGCGGATCTGGGGCATGGGGGCGGGCGGATCGATGCGCGACCTGCTGGCCTCGTCACGCACCGCCGGGCACACCCAAGCGGCCCAGTCCGCCGCGCCGCTCCGCGTCACCCTGGACCGGGTTCGGTTCGAGGGCGTGGGGACCATTCCCCTCTATATCGGGCCGGGGGTGACGCGCACCACGGTGACGCGATCCCGCTTTACGGGGCGCTCGACCTCGACCGCCGTCTATCTGGACGCCGAGAGCGCAGGCGCGCTGATCCAGGATAATGATTTCGATATTCGCACCGGGCGCGAGCAGATCGCGGTGGACGGGTCGGGCGCCAACCGCATCGTCGGCAACCGGCTGGCGCTGCACGGCAAGGGCGGGGTGTTCTTATACCGCAACTGCGGCGAGGACGGCGTGATCCGCCACCAGACGCCGTCCTATAATCAGATTACGGACAATCTGTTCACCGGCGCGGGCTGGTTGCGGCCGCGCGCGGTGGTGATCGGGTCGCGTGAGGGCGGGCGACGCTACTGCGGCGACGACCGGGGCTGGCCGTTCGGCTCCAGCGCGGACGACGGCGACGGGGCCACGGGGAATCTGGCGGCGCGCAACGTCGTGCGACGCTGA
- a CDS encoding aldo/keto reductase has protein sequence MTRLVTFADGTTVPALGQGTWELGDDPAWRDEEQQALARGIDLGMTLIDTAELYGDGRSERLVGEVIAGRRDEVFVVSKVRPENASEMKMMLACEKSLERLGVERLDLYLLHWEGHVPLEETVEAFRDLVDEGMIARWGVSNLDLRAMEQLMEIEGGADCAANQLLYNLGSRGVEFDLFPWMQARDMPMMAYSPLGRGELLEQPLIRDIANRHSASPAQVALAAVLRHDGVIAIPKASSIEHVEANADALEIQFDLEDLERLDAAFPPPKHAVPLDII, from the coding sequence ATGACCCGCCTCGTCACCTTTGCGGACGGTACGACCGTTCCCGCCCTCGGCCAAGGCACCTGGGAGCTGGGCGACGACCCGGCCTGGCGCGATGAGGAGCAGCAGGCCCTGGCGCGCGGGATCGACCTGGGCATGACCCTGATCGACACGGCTGAACTGTATGGCGACGGCCGCTCGGAGCGGCTGGTGGGCGAGGTCATCGCCGGACGCCGCGACGAGGTCTTCGTGGTTTCCAAGGTCCGGCCCGAGAATGCGTCGGAGATGAAGATGATGCTGGCCTGCGAGAAGTCGCTGGAACGGCTCGGCGTCGAGCGGCTGGACCTCTACCTGCTGCACTGGGAAGGCCATGTTCCGCTTGAAGAGACCGTCGAGGCCTTCCGAGATCTGGTCGACGAGGGGATGATCGCCCGCTGGGGCGTGTCCAACCTGGACCTGCGCGCCATGGAGCAGTTGATGGAGATCGAGGGGGGCGCGGACTGCGCCGCCAATCAGCTGCTCTATAATCTCGGCTCACGCGGGGTGGAGTTCGACCTCTTCCCATGGATGCAGGCGCGCGACATGCCCATGATGGCCTATTCGCCGCTTGGGCGGGGCGAACTGCTGGAACAGCCCCTGATCCGCGACATCGCCAATCGCCATTCGGCCAGCCCGGCCCAAGTGGCGCTGGCCGCCGTCCTGCGCCACGACGGCGTCATCGCCATCCCCAAGGCCAGTTCCATCGAACACGTCGAGGCCAACGCCGACGCCCTGGAGATCCAGTTCGACCTGGAGGATCTGGAACGGCTGGATGCGGCCTTCCCGCCCCCGAAACACGCCGTGCCGCTGGATATTATCTGA
- a CDS encoding ribonuclease: MTDTDSPKPEADCDDAREAADMGEKPDLGHKADTLIDALDGSDSGSDTRAGSLRGGSAAGTDDDPDSAEINDRLAQEGSADKGSKDQDDAAD; encoded by the coding sequence ATGACCGACACCGATTCCCCCAAGCCCGAAGCGGATTGTGACGACGCCCGCGAAGCCGCCGACATGGGTGAAAAGCCGGATCTGGGTCACAAGGCGGATACGCTGATCGACGCGCTGGACGGCAGCGATTCGGGATCGGACACGCGGGCAGGCTCGCTGCGTGGCGGTTCGGCTGCGGGTACGGATGACGATCCCGATTCCGCCGAGATCAACGACCGGCTGGCCCAAGAAGGTTCGGCCGATAAAGGCTCGAAGGACCAGGACGACGCCGCAGACTGA
- a CDS encoding SIMPL domain-containing protein, with translation MRRSFAFALLLASVATPVLAQTPPATIGDRYIPAPWWMRDPVIASLGQVRVEIQANRAFVSASFQSVDRSVAEASRAAADQVRALSQALSAYGADKVRVETSVTTRPLYDQYRDENGVMRDNTRADRVARYQADASVNVTVRDVRLIERVYATIVASRPTSIGQVNFNLEPDNSWKANLQAEAMKDARRRAEAAATNAGATLGRVKIIDPSGRVCQTDVLAGWPSYAAGGGQETTVDDIVVTGSRMAYAPPPPPPPPPPPPPPAPGGGAPSEAQIEAARLALQPPLQVMTDSACVIYGLN, from the coding sequence ATGCGCCGTTCATTCGCTTTCGCCCTGCTGCTGGCCTCGGTCGCCACGCCGGTGCTGGCCCAGACGCCGCCCGCGACGATCGGCGACCGCTATATCCCCGCACCCTGGTGGATGCGCGATCCGGTGATCGCGTCGCTCGGCCAGGTCCGGGTCGAGATCCAGGCCAACCGCGCCTTCGTCTCGGCCAGCTTCCAGTCGGTGGACCGCAGCGTCGCCGAGGCCTCGCGCGCCGCCGCCGATCAGGTGCGGGCGCTGAGCCAGGCCTTGTCGGCCTATGGCGCGGACAAGGTGCGGGTCGAGACCAGCGTCACCACGCGCCCGCTCTATGACCAGTACCGCGACGAAAACGGGGTGATGCGCGACAATACCCGCGCCGACCGCGTAGCCCGCTATCAGGCCGACGCCTCGGTCAATGTGACGGTACGCGACGTGCGCCTGATCGAGCGGGTCTATGCGACCATCGTGGCTTCGCGTCCGACCTCGATCGGACAGGTGAACTTCAACCTGGAGCCCGACAACAGCTGGAAGGCCAATCTGCAGGCCGAGGCGATGAAGGATGCGCGCCGCCGGGCCGAGGCGGCGGCGACCAATGCGGGCGCGACCCTGGGCCGGGTCAAGATCATCGATCCGTCGGGCCGGGTCTGTCAGACGGACGTGCTGGCGGGCTGGCCTTCGTACGCCGCAGGCGGCGGGCAGGAGACGACGGTGGACGACATCGTCGTGACGGGGTCGCGCATGGCCTATGCACCCCCGCCTCCGCCGCCACCGCCGCCGCCGCCCCCGCCTCCAGCGCCCGGAGGCGGGGCGCCCAGCGAGGCTCAGATCGAGGCGGCGCGGCTGGCGCTGCAACCCCCGTTGCAGGTGATGACCGACAGCGCCTGCGTCATTTACGGACTGAACTGA
- a CDS encoding M20/M25/M40 family metallo-hydrolase: MRWVLFLASLAAAVGLAVLTAQTPKPLPASAPAVQFSAARAMIDVNRIARAPHPVGSAEHRQVQTYLAQRLTALGLQPSLQTGALSPAAVARLEREGGNADGVQAVNIIGVLPGRNPALPAVALMAHYDTSPTSPGAADDATGVAAILEAVRAIKARGGAERTLVVLFTDAEELNLDGARAFFSEHPLRDDIGAVINLEARGGGGRAMMFETGPGNAQTIARYAQATQRATGGPSSNALAIFVYRLMPNGTDFTVAADRRLAGINLAFIGRPAQYHSPSSTPQALDQGSVQHIGSQALEMADDLLRAPTLPQATQNTVYADVFGLFVVQHSPAIGWLLLIVGVLATAFAAWGARHATALRAMSVVRGAADGLWLLASAVVVGQAVRVLAGPIGRRVDSADLYYTLLRRLPVLEIAVALAMLGLVLMLTAGRRLLGRWGAAGVVLAAFAIAAALGGFSLPVLGATVIALALSLARPKPQDADAVWGGWLGLIVLVLILGGGVQAAAPEAAFLLVWPGLIAALAAASTAVIGARFGSWASLAPAVVATALVGGWLLVQGHGVFLGVGMDLPGAVGPIALMIAMLIRPLAPRSGRALPIFAAAGLLLACGIAVAARLIA, translated from the coding sequence ATGCGTTGGGTGTTGTTTCTGGCCTCCCTTGCGGCGGCCGTGGGCTTGGCGGTGCTGACCGCGCAGACGCCCAAACCCCTGCCCGCCTCGGCGCCTGCGGTTCAGTTCTCGGCCGCGCGCGCCATGATCGACGTGAACCGGATCGCGAGAGCGCCGCATCCGGTCGGCTCGGCCGAGCATCGGCAGGTTCAGACCTATCTTGCCCAGAGGCTGACGGCGCTGGGGCTTCAGCCCAGCCTGCAGACCGGCGCCCTGTCGCCCGCCGCCGTCGCGCGGCTCGAGCGGGAGGGTGGAAATGCGGACGGCGTCCAGGCCGTCAATATCATCGGCGTCCTGCCGGGACGAAATCCGGCCCTGCCGGCCGTCGCCCTGATGGCGCATTACGACACCTCGCCGACTTCGCCGGGCGCCGCCGACGATGCGACCGGCGTGGCCGCCATTCTGGAAGCCGTGCGCGCGATCAAGGCACGGGGCGGGGCCGAGCGGACGCTGGTGGTCTTGTTCACCGACGCCGAGGAGCTGAATCTGGACGGGGCGCGGGCCTTCTTCAGCGAACATCCGCTGCGTGACGACATCGGCGCGGTGATCAATCTGGAGGCGCGGGGCGGCGGCGGGCGCGCGATGATGTTCGAGACCGGGCCCGGCAACGCCCAGACCATCGCCCGCTATGCCCAGGCGACGCAGCGGGCGACGGGCGGGCCGTCCAGCAACGCCCTGGCCATCTTCGTCTATCGGCTGATGCCCAATGGCACGGACTTCACCGTGGCGGCGGATCGGAGGCTGGCGGGGATCAATCTGGCCTTCATCGGCCGCCCGGCGCAGTATCATTCACCGTCCTCGACGCCGCAGGCGCTGGATCAGGGCAGCGTGCAGCATATCGGCTCCCAGGCGTTGGAAATGGCCGATGACCTTTTGCGGGCGCCGACCCTGCCGCAGGCGACGCAGAACACCGTCTATGCCGACGTCTTCGGCCTGTTCGTCGTGCAGCATTCGCCGGCGATCGGCTGGCTGCTGTTGATCGTGGGAGTCCTGGCGACGGCCTTCGCCGCCTGGGGCGCGCGGCATGCCACGGCCTTGAGAGCCATGTCGGTCGTGCGGGGCGCGGCGGATGGCCTGTGGCTGTTGGCCAGCGCGGTGGTGGTGGGACAGGCGGTGCGCGTCCTGGCCGGACCGATCGGCCGTCGCGTGGATTCGGCCGACCTCTATTACACCTTGCTGCGTCGCCTGCCGGTTCTGGAAATCGCCGTGGCCCTGGCCATGCTCGGCCTGGTTCTGATGCTGACCGCAGGGCGACGCCTGCTGGGCCGATGGGGCGCAGCCGGAGTTGTCCTGGCGGCCTTCGCGATTGCAGCGGCGCTGGGCGGTTTCAGCCTGCCGGTCCTGGGCGCGACGGTGATCGCCCTGGCGCTCAGCCTGGCGCGGCCGAAACCGCAGGACGCAGACGCCGTCTGGGGCGGCTGGCTGGGGTTGATCGTCCTGGTTCTGATCCTGGGCGGCGGGGTGCAGGCGGCGGCGCCGGAAGCCGCCTTCCTGCTGGTGTGGCCCGGTCTGATCGCCGCCCTGGCCGCCGCGTCGACGGCGGTGATCGGCGCCCGTTTCGGTTCATGGGCGTCCTTGGCGCCCGCCGTCGTCGCCACAGCACTCGTCGGCGGGTGGTTGCTGGTTCAGGGGCACGGGGTCTTCCTGGGGGTCGGCATGGACTTGCCTGGCGCAGTGGGGCCGATCGCCCTGATGATCGCGATGCTGATCCGCCCGCTGGCGCCGCGCTCGGGCCGCGCCTTGCCGATCTTCGCCGCCGCCGGTCTGTTGCTCGCCTGCGGGATCGCCGTGGCGGCGAGACTCATCGCGTGA
- a CDS encoding HIT domain-containing protein, which produces MMGFEVAPAFEAGSVAVAEWPLCHVRLQDDARFPWLILIPRVEGAVELEDLSVEQRATLMEETVRAGALVRRLGAVEKLNVGAIGNLTAQLHVHVVGRRRDDGLWPDPVWGRGPVVPYTDDERARLLEVAKGG; this is translated from the coding sequence CTGATGGGGTTTGAGGTTGCGCCCGCCTTCGAGGCGGGATCGGTCGCCGTCGCCGAATGGCCGCTGTGCCATGTGCGGCTTCAGGACGACGCCCGCTTTCCCTGGCTGATCCTGATTCCGCGCGTCGAGGGCGCGGTGGAGCTGGAAGACCTCAGCGTCGAACAGCGGGCCACATTGATGGAGGAGACGGTGCGGGCCGGAGCGCTGGTTCGACGACTGGGTGCGGTCGAAAAGCTGAACGTCGGCGCCATCGGCAATCTGACGGCGCAACTGCATGTCCATGTGGTCGGGCGCCGCCGCGACGACGGTCTTTGGCCCGATCCGGTCTGGGGTCGCGGACCAGTTGTTCCGTATACAGACGATGAGCGGGCGCGGTTGTTGGAGGTCGCGAAGGGCGGGTGA
- a CDS encoding PA-phosphatase — translation MKRVAALGAATAILLAGGCAGAPKPDGAMPAEGYLSDDVVVQLTNAVPPAPAPGSVADIADKAASARLVALEDGDRWLLATAHAELRPPLALQHFDCALGVRLGSAEMPALDRVMARIFHDANSAAERVKARQARLRPVGDDPDRRACQTLTPAARRSASYPSGSAAVATAYGEAFAALEPDRAEAVRRIGHEIGVSRLVCAMHYPTDVAIGEQIGRDVAARAVATPAFQADMAAARGELAAARRSGLTNPGCAAERAALAIPLP, via the coding sequence GTGAAGCGGGTCGCCGCCCTGGGCGCGGCGACGGCGATCCTTCTGGCCGGTGGGTGCGCAGGGGCGCCCAAGCCGGACGGCGCGATGCCGGCTGAAGGCTATTTGAGCGATGACGTTGTCGTCCAATTGACGAACGCAGTCCCGCCGGCCCCGGCTCCGGGGTCCGTCGCGGATATTGCGGACAAGGCGGCCTCGGCGCGTCTTGTGGCTCTGGAAGACGGCGACCGTTGGCTGCTCGCGACCGCCCATGCAGAGTTGCGTCCGCCGCTGGCCCTGCAACATTTCGATTGCGCCTTGGGTGTTCGTCTGGGGTCGGCCGAGATGCCGGCGCTGGACCGGGTGATGGCGCGGATCTTCCACGATGCGAACAGTGCGGCCGAACGCGTCAAGGCGCGCCAGGCGCGGCTGCGGCCGGTCGGCGACGACCCCGACCGGCGCGCTTGCCAGACCCTGACGCCGGCGGCGAGACGCAGCGCCTCCTATCCGTCCGGCAGCGCGGCGGTCGCGACGGCCTATGGCGAGGCCTTTGCGGCGCTGGAGCCGGACCGCGCGGAGGCCGTGCGCCGGATCGGCCATGAGATCGGGGTCAGCCGCTTGGTCTGCGCCATGCACTATCCGACCGATGTCGCGATCGGCGAACAGATCGGGCGGGATGTTGCGGCCAGGGCCGTCGCCACCCCGGCCTTCCAGGCGGACATGGCGGCGGCGAGGGGCGAACTGGCGGCTGCGCGCCGCAGCGGCCTGACCAATCCCGGCTGCGCGGCCGAGCGCGCGGCCCTGGCGATCCCTCTGCCCTGA
- a CDS encoding alpha/beta fold hydrolase produces the protein MRTRHIKTDGLVQQVLEAGFEDDNAPLVLLIHGFPEVGISWRAQVQAIAQAGYHVAAPDMRGYGGTDKPAGVEAYSILHLVGDMVDLVRALGKASCIVVGHDWGAPVAWHCALLRPDLFTAVAGLSVPFQPRRPKGLPTAAMAAISKRAGLGDLYISRFQAPDAHRALDADPTMALRKLFYAYDGATPADRRSTGFMPEGVDLLDTIADDATLPPWMSEAHFDEYMRAFSAGGFEGPLNWYRAMDLNWSLTAFVQDQKITPPALFIVGEDDPVRHYAGGHEAGLKDWAPNLIRSIVVPGAGHWIQQERADEINRLLLDFLKGL, from the coding sequence ATGCGAACCCGGCATATCAAGACCGACGGTCTGGTCCAACAGGTTCTGGAGGCCGGGTTCGAGGATGATAACGCGCCTCTGGTCCTGCTGATCCACGGCTTTCCCGAAGTGGGGATCAGCTGGCGCGCTCAGGTCCAGGCGATCGCGCAGGCGGGCTATCATGTCGCCGCTCCCGATATGCGGGGCTATGGCGGGACGGACAAGCCGGCAGGGGTGGAGGCCTACTCGATCCTGCATCTGGTCGGCGACATGGTCGATCTGGTCCGCGCGCTGGGCAAGGCGTCGTGCATCGTCGTCGGGCATGACTGGGGCGCGCCGGTGGCCTGGCATTGCGCCCTGTTGCGGCCCGATCTCTTCACCGCAGTCGCGGGCCTGTCGGTGCCGTTCCAGCCGCGCCGACCCAAGGGACTGCCCACCGCCGCCATGGCCGCCATCTCGAAACGGGCCGGGCTGGGCGACCTCTACATCAGCCGATTCCAGGCGCCGGATGCGCACCGCGCGCTGGACGCCGATCCGACGATGGCGCTTAGGAAGCTGTTTTACGCCTACGACGGCGCGACCCCCGCCGATCGCAGATCGACCGGCTTCATGCCCGAAGGCGTGGACCTGCTGGACACTATCGCCGACGATGCGACCCTGCCGCCGTGGATGAGCGAAGCGCATTTCGACGAATATATGCGCGCCTTCTCAGCCGGCGGGTTCGAAGGACCCCTGAACTGGTACCGGGCGATGGACCTGAACTGGTCGCTGACGGCCTTTGTGCAGGACCAGAAGATCACCCCGCCCGCCCTGTTCATCGTCGGCGAGGACGATCCGGTGCGCCACTACGCCGGCGGGCACGAGGCGGGTCTGAAGGACTGGGCGCCGAACCTGATCCGCTCGATCGTCGTGCCGGGCGCGGGTCACTGGATCCAGCAGGAACGGGCGGACGAGATCAACCGCCTGCTGCTGGATTTCCTGAAGGGCCTCTAG
- a CDS encoding LLM class flavin-dependent oxidoreductase: MIPFSVLDLSPIVEGGDARRGLDETLALAQAADRLGYERFWLAEHHNMPGIASAATAIVIGHVAAGTERIRVGSGGVMLPNHAPLVVAEQFGTLETLFPGRIDLGLGRAPGTDGATARALRRYFEGADQFPRDVVELIQWFEPASENQPVRAVPGAGLRVPIWLLGSSLFSAQLAGQLGLPYAFASHFAPELLLEALALYRREFVPSDRLAKPHAMAAINVFAADTDAEGVRLSTSMQQSFARLSTGKPGKLPPPVDDIATILTPQQIAGAKGRLLYSAIGGPETVKRQLTDFIALTGVDELMVTGMMFDNTARIRSLEIVAEARGQMTTKQAA, translated from the coding sequence ATGATCCCATTTTCAGTTCTCGACCTCTCCCCCATCGTCGAAGGCGGCGACGCCCGACGCGGTCTGGATGAAACCCTGGCCCTGGCCCAGGCGGCCGATCGACTGGGCTATGAGCGGTTCTGGCTGGCCGAACATCACAATATGCCCGGCATCGCCAGCGCCGCCACCGCCATCGTCATCGGCCATGTTGCGGCGGGGACCGAGCGCATCCGCGTCGGCTCCGGCGGCGTCATGCTGCCCAACCACGCGCCTTTGGTCGTCGCCGAACAGTTCGGCACGCTGGAGACCCTGTTCCCCGGCCGCATCGACCTCGGCCTGGGCCGCGCGCCCGGCACGGACGGCGCCACCGCCCGTGCGCTGCGCCGCTATTTCGAGGGCGCCGATCAGTTTCCGCGCGACGTCGTCGAACTGATCCAGTGGTTCGAGCCGGCGTCTGAGAACCAGCCCGTCCGCGCCGTCCCGGGCGCCGGCCTGCGCGTGCCGATCTGGCTTCTGGGCTCCAGCCTGTTCAGCGCGCAACTGGCGGGGCAACTGGGCCTGCCCTACGCCTTCGCGAGCCACTTCGCGCCCGAATTGCTGCTGGAGGCTCTGGCCCTGTATCGCCGTGAGTTCGTTCCCTCGGACCGCTTGGCCAAGCCTCACGCCATGGCCGCGATCAACGTCTTCGCCGCCGATACGGACGCCGAGGGCGTGCGCCTGTCCACCTCGATGCAGCAGAGCTTCGCCCGCCTCTCGACCGGCAAGCCGGGCAAGCTGCCCCCGCCCGTCGACGACATCGCCACCATCCTGACGCCGCAGCAGATCGCCGGCGCCAAGGGCCGGCTGCTCTATTCCGCCATCGGCGGTCCGGAAACCGTCAAGCGCCAACTGACCGACTTCATCGCCCTGACCGGCGTGGACGAACTGATGGTCACCGGCATGATGTTCGACAATACCGCCCGCATCCGCAGCCTGGAGATCGTCGCCGAGGCGCGTGGTCAGATGACGACGAAGCAGGCGGCCTAG